Below is a genomic region from Tripterygium wilfordii isolate XIE 37 chromosome 12, ASM1340144v1, whole genome shotgun sequence.
CACTTCCCTAATTACATTGCTCTGACCTTGGTATACCAACCCACAAGGACATTCTCGCTGCAATCAAGCTTTGACAAGCAAATAAGACCTACATTTACTTTTAAATACATATATCTAATGGCAGTCACCCCTTGCAATATAATCTTATTACAAAGGTTCGTCACTAATGAGTATTCAGCAGAcgaagtaatttttttttaataaatttcattGGACAGGCAAAATTCCAGGACAGATAGGTGACTTGAAGAGTTTGGAGTATTTACGCATACAACAATGTCACCTAACAGGGCCAATTCCTCTGGTTATTAAGAATTTGACCCTACTGAAGGGGATTGATTTTACTTCTAACTATTTGTCAGGTAAGCAGTTGTTTTCTATAATAACTCATTTCCCTAATTTTAAACAAGTGTAATGACTTGTGTGTGAGCATTATATATGTAGGATCTGATATGTTGAACATGTAGCAGGCACCATACCTGAGATCGATAACCTCAACCAGTTACAATATTTATCATTAGGATTTAACAGAATCAGTGGCTTCATTCCATCAACAATTTTTAACATCTCAACCATGCAAGACATTTATCTATCAGATAACGACCTCTTTGGGAGGCTTCCAGCAAGCACAGGCCTCTGGCTTCCAAGTCTTGAATACCTTGAGATCGCAAACAACAAACTCACTGGACCAATCCCCAGTTCTATCTCCAACGCTTCTCAGCTAATTATGTTGGTTTTATATACCAATGCCTTCTCTGGTTTTATTCCCGATTCACTTGGTAATTTAGGAAATTTGAAGTGGCTCGATTTTTCAGACAATCATTTAACAACTGAGCCTTCATCTGTCGGAATGAGCTTCCTATCATCTTTGTCAAACTGCAAACATCTGACCCACTTGGCAATCTGTCCTAATCCATTGGATGGAACTCTTCCAATTTCTATAGGAAATCTATCTGCTTCTATGCAATATTTCTATGCAAGTGGATGCAACATTAAAGGTAACATTCCTGTAGAAATTGGCAATCTAACCAACTTGATATGGTTGGATCTTGGATACAATGATTTCACAGGAACCATTCCAACCTCTATTAGAACGTTAGTGGAGATCCAGCGCTTGGTTCTTTACAAGAATAAACTACAAGGAGCCATCCCTATAGAGTTATGTGATTTGAAGAAAGTGTCTGACTTATTTTTGGGGTTTAATAAGCTTTCTGGACCAATCCCCCAATGCATAGGTAATCTTGAATCTCTAAGGAAGCTTGAACTAAGCTTCAATAACCTAACAGGGACGATACCCTCAACCCTGTGGATGTTACGAGATATCTTGCTTCTAAACTTGTCTGGGAATTCTCTCAATGGCTCCCTATCACCAGACATTCAAAACTTGAAGGTTGTGGTACAAGTAGATATGTCCAACAACTACTTGTCAGGAGACATGCCAAATAGTTATACTCATCTCACTGATTTACAATATCTTTGTTTATCAAATAATAGATTGCAGGGTCATATTCCCCAATCATTTGGTAACTTGATTAGCTTAGAATTCTTGGATCTGTCCAATAACAGTATCTCTGGAGAAATTCCCAAGTCCTTGGAGGGACTCTTGTATCTCAAGTATTTGAACTTGTCTTTCAATAGACTCGAGGGAGCAATTCCTAATGGAGGGCCATTTACCAACTTTTCTATTCAATCATTTGTTGGGAACACAGCATTGTGTGGTGCGCCATGGCTACGACTCCCACCTTGCAAACCTagttccactaaaacatcaaggAAAGTTGTTGTAGTATATATCCTGACAAGTACTGCATTGATGCTCCTTGTTCTAGTCATCCTACTTTTGTTCTTCAGATAtcaaaagaacaaaaggaaACTTCCAGTTGTTGATGAAGGTGCATTATCTCTAACGACATGGAGAAGAACTTCCTATCATGAACTTGTGCGGGCAACAGATGGTTTCGATGAAAGGAACCTAATAGGCAGAGGAAGTTATGGTACAGTTTACAAGGGAATACTAGCTAATGGGATCAATGTAGCGGTAAAGGTATATAACTTGCAACTTGAAGGAGGATATCGAAGTTTTGAATCTGAATGCGAGGTAATCGGCAATATACGCCATCGAAACCTGGTGAAAGTCATCAGTTGCTGTTCAAATCCTCTTCATGATTTCAAGGCCATCTTACTAGACTACATGCCCAATGGAAGCTTGGAGAAATGGCTGCATTCTGACACTCATCATTTGGACATTTTGAAGAGATTGGAAATTATGATAGATGTTGCTTCAGCATTGGAGTATCTTCATTATGGTTATTCAACCACAATTTTACACTGTGATATAAAGCCAAGCAATGTGTTGTTGGATGAAAATATGGTTGGGCATTTGGCTGACTTTGGCATCGCCAAGCTCTTAGGGGAAGGACAATCTATGACGCCGACCCAAACCCTGGCGACAATTGGGTATATGGCCC
It encodes:
- the LOC120010571 gene encoding probable LRR receptor-like serine/threonine-protein kinase At3g47570, which codes for MDTGCFILSFTIAMLFYVLAGSAIEVKNITTDQSALLALKDHIVVDSQKLLQTNWSTATSVCTWIGVTCEARHHRVTALNLFSMGLTGTIPPHIGNLSFLSWLSFGNNSFHGSLPIELARLRRLRHISLAYNNFSGEIPSWLGDLSNLRSMNLYCNNFIDGIPTSLFNLSKLEMLYLGNNSLRGSIPEAISNLHNLKQLYLDHNELSGYIPSTIFNMSSLQFMIINNNWLSGSMPPTININTSSLRHLIVNTNNMSGHLPLDMFYDLPQLEYLYLHENMYSGRIPPSLFLCKQLVYLSLGANNFQGSIPEEIRNLTRLQGLYLGPNNFNGKIPGQIGDLKSLEYLRIQQCHLTGPIPLVIKNLTLLKGIDFTSNYLSGTIPEIDNLNQLQYLSLGFNRISGFIPSTIFNISTMQDIYLSDNDLFGRLPASTGLWLPSLEYLEIANNKLTGPIPSSISNASQLIMLVLYTNAFSGFIPDSLGNLGNLKWLDFSDNHLTTEPSSVGMSFLSSLSNCKHLTHLAICPNPLDGTLPISIGNLSASMQYFYASGCNIKGNIPVEIGNLTNLIWLDLGYNDFTGTIPTSIRTLVEIQRLVLYKNKLQGAIPIELCDLKKVSDLFLGFNKLSGPIPQCIGNLESLRKLELSFNNLTGTIPSTLWMLRDILLLNLSGNSLNGSLSPDIQNLKVVVQVDMSNNYLSGDMPNSYTHLTDLQYLCLSNNRLQGHIPQSFGNLISLEFLDLSNNSISGEIPKSLEGLLYLKYLNLSFNRLEGAIPNGGPFTNFSIQSFVGNTALCGAPWLRLPPCKPSSTKTSRKVVVVYILTSTALMLLVLVILLLFFRYQKNKRKLPVVDEGALSLTTWRRTSYHELVRATDGFDERNLIGRGSYGTVYKGILANGINVAVKVYNLQLEGGYRSFESECEVIGNIRHRNLVKVISCCSNPLHDFKAILLDYMPNGSLEKWLHSDTHHLDILKRLEIMIDVASALEYLHYGYSTTILHCDIKPSNVLLDENMVGHLADFGIAKLLGEGQSMTPTQTLATIGYMAPGCF